From a single Candidatus Hydrogenedentota bacterium genomic region:
- a CDS encoding cell surface protein, with amino-acid sequence MRHTMIQSVCLLPAALIAVLVAGVACGEDMYHSPLALAASGDRVYVADHTANQVVVFDVAGNVIVGAIAVPGPPTGLVAAPDATLLYVTTGGPDGQVCVIRLSDGGIVSTWPAGHTPGAPTVTPDGKTLFVCNPFNNSVTALNLSGGTMEQTISVGHEPSAAVMTPDGARLLVVNLLPASRADGDYVSATVDVVDVAGRILLGSVKLPNGSSSLLGIALSPDGQFAYVTHILSRYQLPTTQLERGWINTNAVTIIDVARMEPLNTILLDDVDLGAANPWGIACTADGKWLCVAHSGTHELSIIDRARLHEKLAASAAAGVARDVPNDLSYILDLRRRVRLEGKGPRGMVALGSRVFAAEYFSGTVASVDLAVDGVPRSQSFAIGAQPAASARRAGELFFHDGTVCFQQWQSCASCHPGDARVDGLNWDLLNDGMGNPKNTKSLLLSYETPPTTAVGVREDAMISTRSGIRYILFNQVSEEHAAAVDEYLKALKPVPSPRLVQGALSPAAERGKVLFERAQCGVCHPAPLYTDLQTHDIGTGRGREAETPFDTPTLMEIWRTAPYLHDGRAATLKEMLTTFNEKGAHGDTASLSANEMDELIEYVLSL; translated from the coding sequence GTGAGACATACGATGATTCAAAGCGTTTGCCTGCTGCCGGCCGCGCTGATTGCGGTACTGGTCGCAGGAGTGGCCTGCGGCGAAGATATGTATCATTCGCCCCTGGCCCTCGCGGCGTCTGGTGACCGTGTGTATGTGGCGGACCACACGGCGAACCAGGTGGTTGTCTTTGATGTCGCGGGGAACGTGATAGTGGGCGCCATCGCGGTGCCCGGACCGCCCACCGGACTGGTGGCCGCGCCCGACGCGACGCTCCTCTATGTCACCACCGGCGGGCCGGACGGGCAGGTCTGTGTGATTCGTCTCAGCGACGGGGGCATCGTGTCCACCTGGCCCGCAGGGCATACCCCGGGCGCGCCCACGGTCACACCAGACGGCAAAACACTCTTTGTCTGTAATCCGTTCAACAACAGCGTCACGGCCCTCAATCTATCCGGGGGGACGATGGAGCAGACGATTTCTGTGGGCCATGAGCCGTCTGCCGCAGTGATGACGCCCGATGGCGCACGACTCCTCGTGGTCAATCTTCTTCCCGCGAGCCGCGCCGATGGCGATTATGTCTCCGCCACCGTTGATGTTGTTGATGTCGCTGGAAGGATCCTTCTAGGTTCGGTGAAGCTTCCCAATGGCAGCAGCAGCCTTCTGGGTATTGCGCTGTCGCCTGATGGACAGTTTGCGTATGTGACCCATATCCTTTCCCGCTATCAACTGCCGACCACCCAGCTCGAACGGGGCTGGATCAATACGAATGCCGTTACCATTATCGACGTGGCGCGAATGGAGCCGTTGAATACCATTCTGCTGGATGACGTGGACCTTGGCGCGGCCAACCCCTGGGGTATTGCCTGCACCGCCGACGGGAAGTGGCTTTGTGTTGCCCACTCCGGTACCCACGAACTCAGCATTATTGACCGAGCCCGCCTGCATGAAAAGCTGGCGGCGTCGGCCGCCGCAGGTGTAGCGCGGGACGTGCCCAATGATCTCTCTTACATACTGGATCTGCGCCGGCGCGTTCGATTGGAAGGGAAAGGTCCGCGGGGTATGGTCGCCCTCGGTTCGCGCGTGTTCGCCGCCGAGTACTTCAGTGGCACGGTCGCGTCCGTCGATCTGGCCGTTGATGGGGTGCCACGGAGTCAATCCTTTGCGATCGGCGCCCAGCCTGCCGCGTCAGCCCGGCGCGCGGGCGAGCTCTTTTTTCACGACGGCACGGTCTGCTTTCAACAATGGCAGAGCTGCGCCAGTTGCCATCCGGGCGACGCCCGCGTGGACGGACTTAACTGGGATCTGTTGAACGACGGTATGGGCAATCCGAAGAATACCAAGAGCCTGCTTCTCTCCTACGAAACACCGCCCACGACGGCAGTGGGTGTGCGGGAAGACGCCATGATTTCCACACGATCGGGCATACGCTACATACTGTTCAATCAAGTGTCCGAAGAGCATGCCGCCGCGGTGGATGAATACCTTAAAGCGCTCAAGCCGGTGCCGAGTCCCCGCCTGGTGCAGGGCGCGCTTTCGCCCGCGGCGGAGCGGGGCAAAGTTCTCTTTGAGCGTGCGCAGTGCGGCGTCTGTCACCCGGCTCCGCTTTACACGGACCTTCAGACCCATGACATCGGTACGGGCCGCGGCCGGGAAGCGGAAACGCCCTTTGATACGCCGACGCTGATGGAGATCTGGCGTACTGCCCCCTACCTTCATGACGGCCGCGCGGCGACGTTGAAGGAAATGCTGACAACCTTCAACGAGAAGGGCGCGCACGGGGACACCGCGTCGCTGAGCGCCAACGAAATGGACGAACTTATTGAGTATGTGCTTTCCTTGTAG
- a CDS encoding lysoplasmalogenase: MNDQKQVRVIAATIIFTTAALALMLAGGWSGFMSSAGVKMAASTGFLATALAAGALRGSYGRTILAALVFCWWGDYFLTRGSDTSFLLGLVAFLLGHLGFAVAFMIHGANTRWTFAAAVLLLIPATAVYLWLEEHLGPMKLPVCAYIAVISLMLALATGTRGRGATPLILIGAALFYASDLFVARQKFATPSPWNPLIGLPLYYAAQLCLAVSVASRK, translated from the coding sequence GTGAACGATCAGAAACAGGTCAGGGTCATCGCGGCCACGATAATTTTCACGACGGCCGCGTTGGCCCTTATGCTGGCCGGCGGCTGGAGCGGATTCATGTCCAGCGCCGGGGTCAAGATGGCCGCATCCACGGGATTCCTCGCAACGGCACTGGCGGCGGGCGCCCTGCGCGGAAGTTACGGACGAACGATCCTGGCCGCACTCGTGTTCTGCTGGTGGGGCGACTACTTCCTCACGAGGGGATCGGACACTTCATTTCTTCTCGGGCTTGTCGCCTTTCTCCTGGGGCACCTCGGCTTTGCCGTCGCCTTCATGATCCACGGCGCCAACACCCGCTGGACCTTCGCGGCCGCTGTGCTCCTGCTCATCCCCGCGACCGCTGTCTACCTCTGGCTCGAAGAACACCTCGGCCCCATGAAGCTGCCGGTCTGCGCCTACATCGCAGTCATCAGCCTCATGCTCGCCCTTGCAACAGGCACCCGCGGTCGCGGGGCCACCCCGCTCATCCTCATCGGCGCGGCTCTCTTCTACGCCTCCGACCTCTTCGTCGCGCGGCAGAAATTCGCAACCCCCAGCCCTTGGAATCCCCTGATCGGCCTCCCCCTCTACTACGCCGCCCAACTCTGCCTCGCGGTCAGCGTCGCGTCGCGCAAATAG
- a CDS encoding metallophosphoesterase: MKVSRRNFLGYSALAGLAGCARIENSKLGKITPEFEFGDDGILKFATLGDLHMLDSRSGGIVGRAVNRINSDEAIDFTVVLGDLTTHGTLPETNLAQQALGRLVKPCYAIPGEHDNNPATENKYEFYQRAFKKTQWRESNAGWVLLGLDTCDGTASQTTVPQSSLDWLRDQLAHTEKKKPLALFTHHPLAPNTKGERATNADDVLALFAGYNLKLVASGHYHGNQEEERDGVLFVTTACCSATVDNDDGTEEKGFRVFTMEGETVTHEFIAVS, translated from the coding sequence ATGAAGGTTTCTCGCAGAAATTTCCTGGGCTATTCGGCCCTGGCCGGCCTGGCGGGTTGCGCCCGAATCGAGAACAGCAAGCTGGGTAAGATTACCCCCGAATTCGAGTTTGGTGACGACGGCATTCTCAAGTTCGCCACCCTCGGCGACCTCCACATGCTCGACTCGCGAAGCGGGGGCATCGTAGGCCGCGCGGTGAACCGGATTAACAGCGACGAGGCCATCGATTTCACGGTGGTGCTGGGCGATCTCACCACCCATGGAACGCTGCCGGAAACGAACCTGGCGCAGCAGGCCCTCGGTCGCCTCGTGAAGCCCTGTTACGCCATTCCCGGCGAGCACGACAACAACCCGGCCACGGAAAACAAGTACGAGTTCTATCAGCGCGCCTTCAAGAAAACGCAGTGGCGCGAGAGCAACGCGGGATGGGTGCTTCTCGGCCTGGATACCTGCGACGGCACCGCGAGCCAGACCACCGTGCCCCAGTCCAGCCTGGACTGGCTCCGGGATCAACTGGCCCACACGGAAAAGAAGAAGCCGCTCGCCCTCTTCACCCACCACCCCCTCGCCCCGAACACGAAAGGGGAGCGCGCCACCAACGCCGACGATGTGCTTGCCCTCTTTGCGGGCTACAACCTCAAGCTGGTGGCCTCGGGCCACTACCACGGCAATCAGGAGGAGGAACGGGACGGCGTGCTCTTCGTGACCACGGCCTGTTGCAGCGCCACGGTGGACAACGACGACGGCACGGAGGAGAAGGGATTTCGCGTCTTCACCATGGAAGGCGAGACCGTAACGCACGAGTTCATCGCCGTATCGTGA
- a CDS encoding glycerate kinase, which yields MRVVVAPDSFKECLRASEVADAVCAGWLEGMPDAEVIAFPMADGGEGTVEAVVRAAGGTLITRTVSGPLGAPVEASYGLIQNGKVAVLEMAAASGLALVSPEKRDPCRASTRGTGELIAHALEQGVDDVIMGVGGSATNDGGAGMAQALGYRLFNKRGEELDGGGARLVQLDRIDASERHPRLNEVNFYVACDVDNPLCGPEGASAVYGPQKGATPEDVLILDHALSHFATVVARDMRVSLGDMPGAGAAGGLAGGLMAFAGAKLENGLDLIATLCGLHQALAGADLVITGEGSLDHQSTFGKTPSGIARIARAFNVPVIALGGRVAHEADALRDHGVTAIFSICPGPMSLEEARAAAVENLRFTARHLARLWRVARG from the coding sequence ATGCGCGTAGTCGTCGCCCCGGATTCGTTCAAGGAATGTCTGCGCGCGAGCGAAGTGGCCGACGCGGTCTGCGCCGGCTGGCTGGAGGGCATGCCCGATGCCGAAGTGATCGCTTTTCCCATGGCGGACGGCGGAGAAGGGACGGTGGAAGCGGTTGTCCGTGCGGCGGGCGGCACATTGATCACGCGGACGGTATCGGGCCCGCTGGGCGCGCCGGTGGAAGCGAGCTACGGTCTTATACAGAACGGAAAAGTGGCGGTACTGGAAATGGCGGCGGCCTCGGGCCTGGCCCTGGTGTCGCCGGAAAAGCGGGATCCATGTCGTGCGTCGACGCGCGGCACCGGTGAGCTCATTGCCCACGCGCTGGAACAGGGCGTGGACGACGTGATCATGGGCGTGGGCGGCAGCGCCACCAACGATGGAGGCGCGGGCATGGCGCAGGCTCTGGGCTATCGCCTGTTCAACAAGCGAGGCGAGGAGCTGGACGGGGGCGGCGCTCGGCTTGTGCAACTGGATCGCATCGACGCCTCGGAACGGCACCCCCGACTAAACGAGGTGAACTTCTATGTCGCCTGCGACGTGGACAATCCGCTCTGCGGCCCGGAAGGTGCGAGCGCCGTCTACGGCCCGCAGAAAGGGGCGACGCCGGAGGATGTGCTCATCCTCGACCATGCCCTGTCGCACTTCGCCACCGTGGTGGCGCGGGACATGCGGGTGAGTCTGGGCGACATGCCCGGTGCGGGTGCGGCGGGTGGATTGGCGGGCGGACTGATGGCCTTCGCCGGGGCCAAACTGGAAAACGGCCTCGATCTCATCGCAACGCTATGCGGCCTCCACCAGGCCCTGGCCGGTGCGGATCTCGTGATAACCGGCGAAGGTAGCCTTGATCACCAGAGCACCTTCGGGAAGACCCCATCGGGAATAGCGAGGATCGCCCGCGCGTTCAACGTACCCGTCATCGCTTTGGGCGGTCGCGTGGCCCACGAGGCCGACGCTTTGCGCGATCACGGCGTCACCGCCATTTTCTCCATCTGTCCCGGCCCCATGAGCCTGGAAGAGGCCCGTGCGGCGGCGGTGGAGAATCTCCGATTTACCGCGCGACACCTGGCCCGTCTCTGGCGCGTGGCGCGCGGCTGA
- a CDS encoding ion transporter, with product MSKNEVQSAFERYQHRAHEIVFEADTAAGRLFDVTLILLILFSVVVVMLDSVESLRSDYGPTLHALEWFLTIVFSFEYLLRLSCVGNPLRYARSFFGMVDLLAILPTYVSLIFPGSHYLLVVRLLRVLRIFRVLKVAQYIGEADLLMDAIHNSRRKITIFLFAVLTLATIAGSLMYVVEGAESGFTSIPTSIYWAIVTLTTVGYGDISPVTPLGQFIATAIMLLGYGIIAVPTGIMSVEIARATERRDMVAQACRECGGHCYHRDAKFCMHCGVPLEF from the coding sequence ATGAGCAAAAACGAAGTCCAATCCGCCTTCGAGCGATACCAGCACCGCGCCCATGAGATAGTCTTCGAGGCGGACACGGCGGCGGGGCGCCTCTTTGACGTGACCCTGATCCTCCTGATCCTATTCAGTGTCGTCGTGGTCATGCTGGATAGCGTGGAGTCGCTGCGCTCCGACTACGGCCCGACTCTCCATGCGCTGGAATGGTTCCTGACCATCGTCTTTTCGTTTGAATATCTCCTGCGCCTCTCCTGCGTGGGCAATCCCCTGCGCTATGCCCGGAGCTTCTTCGGCATGGTCGATCTGCTTGCCATTCTCCCCACGTATGTCAGCCTGATCTTTCCCGGCAGCCACTACCTGCTCGTGGTGCGGCTGTTGCGGGTGCTGCGCATTTTCCGGGTGCTCAAGGTGGCCCAGTATATCGGCGAGGCCGACCTGCTGATGGATGCCATACACAATAGTCGGCGCAAGATCACGATTTTCCTCTTTGCCGTGCTGACACTGGCCACCATCGCGGGATCGCTCATGTATGTGGTGGAGGGCGCGGAAAGCGGCTTCACCAGTATCCCCACAAGCATCTACTGGGCCATTGTGACCCTCACCACCGTGGGCTATGGCGACATCTCGCCCGTGACGCCCCTGGGGCAGTTCATCGCGACCGCCATCATGCTGTTGGGCTATGGCATCATCGCGGTGCCCACGGGCATTATGAGTGTGGAGATTGCCCGGGCCACGGAGCGGCGCGACATGGTCGCGCAGGCCTGCCGCGAGTGCGGCGGCCACTGCTACCACCGCGACGCGAAGTTCTGCATGCACTGCGGGGTGCCGCTGGAGTTTTGA
- the mutY gene encoding A/G-specific adenine glycosylase has protein sequence MQKAPAIRKALLRWFREEARDLPWRKTKEPYHVWLSEILLQQTRVDQGLPYYERFLAALPTLESLAAASEHDVLKLWEGLGYYTRARNLHKAARQVMEQYGGRLPERADLLQLLPGVGKYTAGAIASIAFNERAPVVDGNVKRVLSRLFNIAQSIDDTAVDKKLWALADALVPESDPGDFNQAMMELGARICTPKKPDCGSCPVAGECEAHKRGVQEKRPVRKAKKAVPHKEIVVAVIAKDGRYLIGKRPAEGMLAGLWEFPGGKLEAGESHQDALRRECEEELGVKVKVGGMIASVNHAYTHLKVTLNVYRCTIEKGKPKSKIHDELAWVTADEFDQYAFPKGNHKFLSLLREQSF, from the coding sequence ATGCAAAAGGCACCCGCCATCCGTAAAGCCCTCCTGCGCTGGTTTCGCGAGGAAGCCCGCGATCTCCCCTGGCGTAAGACGAAGGAACCCTACCACGTCTGGCTGTCGGAGATACTGCTTCAGCAGACCCGCGTGGATCAGGGGCTGCCGTACTACGAACGATTCCTCGCCGCCCTGCCTACCCTCGAATCCCTGGCCGCCGCGTCGGAGCACGACGTGCTCAAGCTCTGGGAAGGACTGGGCTACTACACGCGCGCGCGGAATCTGCACAAGGCCGCACGCCAGGTCATGGAGCAGTACGGCGGTCGCCTGCCCGAACGGGCCGACTTGCTCCAACTGCTCCCCGGTGTGGGCAAATACACCGCCGGGGCCATCGCCAGCATCGCGTTCAACGAGCGCGCGCCCGTGGTCGATGGCAACGTCAAGCGTGTGCTCAGTCGGCTTTTCAACATCGCCCAGTCCATCGATGACACGGCGGTGGATAAGAAGCTGTGGGCCCTGGCCGACGCCCTTGTGCCCGAGAGCGACCCCGGAGATTTCAATCAGGCCATGATGGAGTTGGGGGCGCGCATCTGCACACCGAAGAAGCCGGACTGCGGCTCCTGTCCCGTCGCCGGTGAGTGCGAGGCGCATAAACGCGGCGTGCAGGAGAAGCGCCCCGTGCGCAAGGCGAAGAAGGCCGTGCCCCACAAAGAGATCGTCGTGGCGGTTATCGCGAAGGATGGGCGCTATTTGATCGGCAAGCGCCCGGCGGAAGGGATGCTCGCAGGGCTGTGGGAGTTTCCCGGCGGCAAGCTAGAAGCGGGGGAAAGCCACCAGGACGCCCTTCGACGCGAGTGCGAGGAAGAACTCGGGGTGAAGGTCAAAGTGGGGGGGATGATTGCTTCGGTGAACCATGCCTACACGCACTTGAAGGTGACCTTGAACGTGTATCGCTGTACGATCGAGAAGGGGAAGCCGAAATCAAAGATCCACGATGAACTGGCCTGGGTCACGGCGGATGAGTTCGACCAGTATGCCTTTCCGAAAGGGAATCACAAGTTTCTGAGTCTGTTGAGAGAACAGTCATTTTGA